The following proteins are encoded in a genomic region of Nicotiana sylvestris chromosome 4, ASM39365v2, whole genome shotgun sequence:
- the LOC138889619 gene encoding uncharacterized protein: MAPFEALYARRCRSPIRWFEPGEAKLYGTDLVRNALDKGIMRFGKKGKLSPRFIVPFEVLRRVKEVTYELALPHSLSGVHPDFHVSMLRRYHADLYHILDFGTIQLDESLGYEEEPVTIVDRQDHQLRFKRISTVKVQWRGQPVEEATWESDEDIGRRYPCLFSTSGVDLNPFKDECLFKRWRM, encoded by the exons atggctccatttgaggctttatatgctCGACGTTGTCGATCTCCTATcaggtggtttgagcctggtgaggctaagctGTATGGTACGGATTTGGTGAGaaatgccttggataag ggtattatgagattcgggaagaagggaaagttgagccccaggtttatagtcccttttgaggtgttgaggcgagttaaGGAGGTTacctatgagcttgctttaccccatagcttatcgggagttcacccagattttcacgtatctatgcttcggaggtatcatgccgacttgtatCATATATTAGACTTCGGTactattcagctagatgagagcttgggttaCGAGGAGGAGCCAGTGACCATTGTGGATAGACAGGATCACCAGTTGAGATTCAAGAGAATTTCTAcggtaaaggtccagtggaggggccaaccagtcgaggaggcgacctgggagtctgacGAGGACATAGGGAGGAGATATCCATGCTTATTTAGCACTTCAGGTGTGGATCTAAACCCGTtcaaggatgaatgtttgtttaaaaggtggagaatgtaa